CCGGTAAAGCGCGCATTTTCGAATGGCGTGTTCTTGGAGCGGGAAACCAGCTCCTTTTCGTAGAGGATCCAAGGTTCGTCCAGATCGAGGACGGTAATGTCCGCCTTGGCGCCGGGCTTCAGCGTGCCGGCATCCAGACCGAAGATCGCGGCTGGACGCGTCGAGAGCGCATCGATCAGCCGCATCAGCGGCACCTGGCCGCTGTGGTAGAGCCGAAGGGCGGCCGCCGCCAGGGTTTCCAAGCCGATCGCGCCGTCTGCCGCGTCGGCGAAGGGCAGGCGTTTGGTGTCGGCGCCCTGGGGGTCATGCGAGGAGACGATGATGTCGATCTTGCCCGTGGCAAGTGCCTCGACCATTGCGACCCGGTCGTCTTCGCCGCGCAGCGGCGGCGACAGCTTGAAGAAGGTCCGGTATTCGCCGATGTCGTTCTCATTCAGCGTCAAATGGTTGATCGAGATGCCGCAGGTCACGTTCGCGCCGCGCTCCCGGGCTGCCTGCACGGCATCTGCCGATTCGGGCAAGGAGACTTCGGCGGCGTGATAGGCAGCCTTCGTCAGGGCGGCGATGCGAAGATCGCGCTCGAGCGGAATGATCTCGGCCTCGCGCGGAATTCCGGGAAGCCCGAGCCAGCTTGCCAGCAGCCCTTCGTTCATGACGCCGTTGGCGCCGAGATATTTGTCGCGGGTCTCCAGCGCAACGACGGCATCGAACTCGCGCGCATAGGTCATCGCGCGGCGAAGCACGAGAGAGTCGTGGACCGGCTGCCGGCCGTTGGTGAAGCAGACAGCCCCCGCATCCCGGAGAAGCCCGAGTTCGCTCATCTCCGCCCCGAGCAGCCCCTTGGTCAGCGCCGCCGCCGGATGGACGTTGACGAGCGCCTTGTCGCGGGCGGTCTTCTGCACGAATTCGACGAGGGCGATCTCGTCGATCACCGGATTGGTGTCCGGCATGGCGATAAAGGAGGTGACGCCGCCGGTCGCGGCGGCCCGCGAGGCCGACTCGATCGTCTCGCGATATTCGCTGCCCGGTTCGCCGACGAAGACGCGGGCATCGACGAGCCCCGGCACCGCGGTAAGACCGGCGCAATCCTTGACGAAGGCACCCGCCGGGACGCCCTGGTTCATGGCGTCCTTTCCGGCTGCAAGGATGCGTCCGTCGTTTCCGACGACGATCGTGCCGGTCTCGTCGAGGTTCCGCGAGGGATCGACGATGCGCAGGTTCTGAAGGACGAGCGGTCTGGTCATGGGCGCGGCCCCTGGTCCTGCGAGAGAAGAAGTGTTTCCATGACGGCCATGCGCACCGCGACACCCATCTCGACCTGCTGTTCGATGACGCTTTGCGGTCCGTCGGCGACCTCGGACGCGATCTCGACGCCGCGGTTCATGGGGCCCGGATGCATGACGAGCGCATCGTCCTTGGCCGCCTTCAGCGTTTCCGCGTCGAGCCCGTAATAGTGGAAGTATTCGCGCACCGACGGCACGAAGGAGCCGGCCATGCGCTCGCGCTGGAGCCGCAGCATCATCACCACGTCCGCATCCTTCAGGCCCTCCGCCATGGATCGATAGACCTCTGCGCCCATCTGTTCTATGCCGGCGGGAAGCAAGGTCGCCGGTGCGACGACGCGGACACGGGCGCCCATCTGGTTGAGCAGCAGGATGTTGGAGCGGGCGACGCGGGAATGCAGGACGTCGCCGCAGATCGCCACGATGATCCGCGACAGCTTGCCCTTGGCGCGGCGGATCGTCAGCGCGTCGAGAAGCGCCTGCGTCGGATGCTCGTGCTGGCCGTCGCCGGCGTTGACGACCGAGCAGGAGACCTTCTGCGCGAGCAGTGCTGCGGCGCCGGCCGAGGAGTGGCGCACGACGAGCACGTCCGGATGCATCGCATTCAGCGTCATCGCCGTGTCGATCAGCGTCTCGCCCTTCTTCACCGAGGAGTTGCCGACCGACATGTTCA
This DNA window, taken from Sinorhizobium fredii NGR234, encodes the following:
- a CDS encoding dihydroorotase, which gives rise to MTRPLVLQNLRIVDPSRNLDETGTIVVGNDGRILAAGKDAMNQGVPAGAFVKDCAGLTAVPGLVDARVFVGEPGSEYRETIESASRAAATGGVTSFIAMPDTNPVIDEIALVEFVQKTARDKALVNVHPAAALTKGLLGAEMSELGLLRDAGAVCFTNGRQPVHDSLVLRRAMTYAREFDAVVALETRDKYLGANGVMNEGLLASWLGLPGIPREAEIIPLERDLRIAALTKAAYHAAEVSLPESADAVQAARERGANVTCGISINHLTLNENDIGEYRTFFKLSPPLRGEDDRVAMVEALATGKIDIIVSSHDPQGADTKRLPFADAADGAIGLETLAAAALRLYHSGQVPLMRLIDALSTRPAAIFGLDAGTLKPGAKADITVLDLDEPWILYEKELVSRSKNTPFENARFTGRVVQTYVGGKLVHSS
- a CDS encoding aspartate carbamoyltransferase catalytic subunit — its product is MITFPHRHLLGIKGLTEQDITLLLDRADEAVKISRQREKKTSSLRGLTQINLFFEASTRTQSSFELAGKRLGADVMNMSVGNSSVKKGETLIDTAMTLNAMHPDVLVVRHSSAGAAALLAQKVSCSVVNAGDGQHEHPTQALLDALTIRRAKGKLSRIIVAICGDVLHSRVARSNILLLNQMGARVRVVAPATLLPAGIEQMGAEVYRSMAEGLKDADVVMMLRLQRERMAGSFVPSVREYFHYYGLDAETLKAAKDDALVMHPGPMNRGVEIASEVADGPQSVIEQQVEMGVAVRMAVMETLLLSQDQGPRP